TCCCCTCCCTGGGAATCTATGCTGCCCTCTCCAAGAATATATGTGCACTAAAAACGGTACGGGCAAAAGCCAACAACAAATAAAGGGTGGATAGGAACaattgaatcatttttttttcttgttgttgtacAGTTTGCAGGTTTCATGGGGGCTGAAATGATCTTGATGCTGATCCTTGGCTTCCATATGTCCACCAAAGGAAACGAGGTCTTTCTAAACCATCACTGGTTCTTGACTACGACTGTCTGAGTCTGTCTTGATGCTGATTTATTCTTCCTCTTTGGTCTGTGATGCttatgctgttttattttctctccttgtAGATGAAAGAAGTCGTTTACATCACCTACAGAGACTATGTAGACTATTTCATGGAAGACGAGCGTTCAAGGAGGTTTCTCACGATCCTCCAGGAATctgtaaatgttccttttaCCCTCTGGAGTTCACCTTCAATCAATCATATGTTACATTGATTAATGACAGCAGCTCATATTTTTGTTGAAAATCATTTCCACCTGTTGAAAGTCACTCTCTTATGTTCTTCCAGGGCAAATGCTGTGGGTTTATGGGAGCTGAGGACTGGGGACATAACATCCCTTGGTCCTGTGCCTGCTATGGCAGCTCAAAATGCACATCCAGGCCTTATGtgagtttaataaaataaaacttgaacaATGCCATATTCAGAAGGCAGTCAGGGAGCCTCATGTTCATGCCATGTTTTCATGATTAAAGGTACTAGAACTATTAGGGAGATTTTCCATTCATGGTTTAAAAGTGATCCTAAATACCCTAAAAACACTCCCACTCTGGGAACTCTGCATTGGTGAATTTAACTGCAAAACTATACAACTCCAAATTGACATTTCCTGCCATTGTTGAACTCCACTGTCGAGGCAACAGcctaaataattaaaaaacaaaaataaaaacgtcaaACTTCatccttttcatttccaaacTTGGATATAAACTGTTGGATGTTGGTGTTTGACAGATAATACACAGCagactgttgattttgttttcatgcagggAACAACTGGCCCGTACCAGATCTACGCACAGGTATCCAACCAGTCAAAAGAGCAGCAAATCCAAACCcccatcataataataataactactgTATTTTCTTCTGCAGGGCTGCATGGAGGGCATCTACCCGTACGTAGACATGGCCTTGAAGATGgctgtttacatgtttattgGATTTTCCGCCATTGCAGTAAGCGCCACTCTCATTcttctttattgttgttgtaggCTAGCATGTCGCCTATGTTAGCATCAAGCCTCAAGAAGCCACAGAGAAACTACTTAgtgttgggttttaaggggttaagtAAGGCCTTGAGTCTGTTATATGACGCTGTGGAAAAACTGGATGTATGTTACTCTTGCTATCCCAACATATAAGAGATTAGGATACATGTCCCCCTGATATTTCACACGTTGGACACCAGTTAAAGCCGGTTTCGGCTACACATGGAAAATTATTGAATACATGAAAGGTTGCACGCCTCCTTTTGTCTATGGGCGGAGCCTACCTAGAACAAGAGCACTGTGTATGCTCAGATCAGGTCTTCCCCTCTTCTACCCTTAAGGTGGTTAGGTGGAAGCTTGGAGCTCACACACGTCagcacaaaatgaatgaataaatgaatgaatatcagaTTAAACACAATCACAACATAGCACTAGAACGACCGTTTGggtttttcttttggaaataatttttaaaaaatgaatatacaGTAAGTGAGTCATCCTCCTGTTCATGAACACACTCAAATCACAAGGCTACTGTATAGTATACGGTAGTCAAATCAGCTGCATTTTCTGCTCTGACTTGGGAGACCAAAAAGCCCATTAAGTGCAAACAAAAGGTTGAGCAATGAGAGTGCTAATAAGACATGTGGGCTACATCATCTCCAGGTAGAACAACTGTAAAAAAGTGGTCATACCCTGTAATTCAATGAATGGTTGGAGTTACAGTAAAAAATAGACATGcccaggagaaggagggggtCACTCCAGCCACTGGAACTTGTCCAGAAGACGGCAACCCTTCAGCTGGCTTTCAGCTTGAAGGGGAACTTTGAGTCGCTACAActgtataaagatcctgggctgaaggagaggaaaatttCCTCCTTCGACAATAGCAGTAATGTATTAATGTACAAATACCTTGTTACCGTAATGACTCCTGTAGGTGTAGCTAGCAAAGCAGTGTGGCTTGCAAGTTAAACACTAAATTGCTAGGCAACCTGAAACTGTCATCAAAGCTCTTCTaggttctctgtcatccagTTCATGGTTTATAgccaaaaagtgtttaaaaaagcaactggacttgttgagtttagaGAAGAGGTTTCATCTCAGttatcttcttcagttcagttcaaggGACTGGAGGGAAGTTTCAGGTTTAACtagaaactctgtgggtaaaaccatgACAACGGCCAAAGTGAAATCTCAGACCAAACAGAAATACTTTGTTTTGCATGTTGTAGCAACCtgtggctaatgctaacattagctcaataaaaaatattacataaattTATGTCTATTATGCCCATTATATTTATCTATACCAAATGGTGAGGCAGCATTTATCTACTATGGCCCCCACGAGGGTCTTCCACACTGGGAGCGGGGTCCCTGAGTCCCTTTGGTCCGGCTGGCTTTTGTCTGTCGGGGTCGGGGGTCCTGGGTGCTGGTGCCCCCTGTGGCGACTCCTCCCAGTGTGGATGGAGTGTGTGGTATGGAGGGTGGgggtgatttgatttgattgtacGTCCATACATGACCGCACACGACATGTGTAGACTAATTGTTTCCAGAactgcaacaaaacagaaaaaaaagaaaaacccaaaaGTGAGAAGACGCTCACCTGAGAATCAATGGTGCAGTGTGAGAGGTTGAGGTAAATTGGCTCGTAACCTCTCGTACCACTGCTTTAGCAGCGCAATACACTCACGAGGGGCGACGGTTTGATTTTCATCCAACCATACGATTGCCGATCGGGAGGTGGTTGTGAGAGGTTAATTGCTGCTCGTTACCCCATGTATACTGCATGATACGGGATGCACAATTAAGCTGGAACTCGGCCCGATCCAAAAAATTCTCGCACAAGTGACAGCACGAGCATCGTCTCAAAAAGGGCCCAAACTCGCATATTCTTTTCCCAGATTTAGCTAGcttgtcctctgtcctctttaGGACAAAGGAACAAACAGTCCCTCACCCTCAACAATGATAATTAATTTtagtattaatttaatttgaaatactGAACTGTGTTCACAGCTGCTGGGTCTGCTGATTTCCCTCTCCATGATCCACCAGATCCAACGCCCTGAAGGCTAAGCAGGAGAATATTCCATGGCCATGAAGGACTTCCAAAGAGGAGCCCTGTGACCTTTAACCTCTGCACTGTTACAGGAGGAACCAGCGGTCAAGACGTGACCTCATTAATTATCTTATTAGCTTTCGCAGTGTTAATGTGTGCGTGGCTGTAAAGTCTTTTAAAAAGTTTcttcactgaaacaaacacgGGAGCATTTTTCATCTCAATTATGATAAAGTGTTagcagctaacaggctaacgtAAAAAGGGTGATCCCATCATGGTTTGTTACGTCAAAGTTTAACTAGATATGTTAACAGACATTTCATTACAAATCCTTAGCTTAGCTTCCTTAGCATTTCAGCTGAAATTAACTAAACTAATGTACTgcgtattattatttttcaaataaaaagtgaaatctTAACGTTTCAAATGGTGAAATAATTTCAGCTGATTAACGgctggggggaggaggaggaggaggaggaggacgtacgacctgctcctcctccgcctcctgttgtttccttctttttctcactttttgctcctcctttcttctttgtcCCCCTCCTCATTCTTTTGAATGCGAAATGAATGTGGAAATGTAGCCTCCTCTTATTCACATCcattaaaaaagacacaaagatcCATTTTATTCTGAGAAAGAAACTTtacacaacataaaaaacaacaattattagCCAATAATTGCAGATAAACCctttttattataaatacaaAGGAGATGTATTCACTCCCTGTTGCATCAAAATGCATTAAGTACTAAACACATAGTTAAAGGGCATTGTTATGGCCTCGGtcattttgtgttgctgctgtgttcCTCCCTTCCCCAGGTTCTCCCTACCTGTTCCCCTACCACCTCATCGGGGAAATCCTCTCCACCTGGGCTGCAGCCTATATAAATGAGGTCTTCACAAGATGgccactctctctttttcctccctcctggATGCCTGATGCCACCTGGGCACCCCCAGCATTCTGcttggttttgttattttgttatcTTTTGACTGCacttaatttgtgtttgtacaATACATTTTCACTTAACTGCACTAGTCGCTATGTGGTCCTCCCTCTTTTGTTATGCTCTTGGACGAGCGGGGCATAACATCATTTATTTGCTGTCAGAAAGGCTGCCTCTTGTATGGAGTTAAACCAGTGTTTTGTGTCCACTTACTTTTGGCCAGAGGTGAAGTTGCAGCAgatgaccactagatgtcagcgctgccaaactaaaacacatggaAGAGAGTAATAaacaggccacgcccccatctGGGTGAAAACAACCACCAGCGGTAAATACAGAACAGCAGATTTGAATTGGTTTAATCAACTCGGAGTCATTTCACCCAGGGTTGAGCGCGTGCACCACAACTATAAAAAGTCAGCATCAATGGAGCCCCGTTTCCACGgttcaccatggcaacggggaAGCGGAGGGCTACGAAGTGGAAATCCGTTCATACGGCAAGTTTCAACACGTTTTTAGAAATAAGTGCAACACCGCTGCGCTATCGGTGTGAAGCCTGTTAGCCTCATACGtactcttactttgaaaacggcaacttccggtcgcacaaaatgaaacaacgggtgttttttgtgtcttcgaacgattttattttgtttttagaaacagaaaatgaaaatcaacaagGAAACACTATGCAAcgggccaaacaaccacatcaacCACATTTGCCAACTActtgctaattctgtaatttttttattttgattgcactgtttattttgctagttaataatcatgtttatttaattttaatctaatcttttatcagatttttccttgttttttttttgtttacttttatgtgcacgAAGCTACTAACAAACTGATTTCTCTCGTGGATCAttgaagtctgtctaagtctaagtttgcggcaaacacttaatcatgatgatgctagcgttagctaatgtcagtcgtcagagttgttagttatGTTAAAAATTTATGCTGTgaagtcaaagtagtgaataTTGATGCTGAACTAAAATGACGGGTAACGACGGAGCGCAGAGTTACGTTactgctgtatttatgtcacgATTCATTAATCTAACATCGTGGAATTATTATGCTGTCATATATTGCGCGATGATTCAATGAGGCAAGAGTAAATGTCCGGTATGGCTACATACGGCtcctatttattattatttttttctatttaacgTCGCCGATCATTGCTCATTGATCATTTCGCCCAATTTCTAGCTGATGAATGCTGATGGTTTAATGAGTCTGTCTGAAactttttagcttctttttttatcacagttaccaaaattcccagtatcgcccaccacTACTGCTaatattgaatatttaaatgagcaTCTAGAATCTGTgggtttattgtattttcaggAGTGGAGAACTTTCGTGTCCCCAACAATATCAAAATCAGACCTACTCCCTCAGATTAAAGGACCTTGTGTTTGTTCAAACTTGTGGGAACTTCACTTTCCAAGTAGTTTCATTGACGTTGACGTTTTTGGCCCCATTCCTCTATGTTGGTTTAGAATTTCACTAAAACATGTCACCACAGTCTCACTGAACTACATTGACACCACTTCACCTCCTCACAGTCGCTCTGAGAACAACTCAAAATGGGAAAAGTTAACGGATGCCTCAAGTatgtcttcatcttcttcagttcgCTGTTTgcagtaagtggaaacactttttatttcacttttctgttattttatgtttttgtgtaaaagaaaatcagaaatgAATCTTTAAACACGTTGAGGTCAGGGTTAGGGGATGATGCTACTTGGGCTCAAGCCCCGGATGTTTTTGCCAAAGTCTTAAGTGTTTACAGTTGTGGGAAAAAAGCTCCACGCGGTACATGTTTATGTCTTGTACTGAAGATATCAAACTAATGCTGGAAAGGAGTGGACAGAGAAGCAAAAATGACTTCTGAACACAAGAGTTGAAGAAGAGATGAGTTTAGAAGAGAGGAGTGAAGAACAGAGCAGTAAAGACAGCAGAGGTGCCAGCATCAAATGtaagataataaaatgaatttcttgtttgtttttccagttctGAAGTTTATGAGAAGTCAATCAGGATTACATGCACTGcaagatcatttttatttgaatataagGCTTATGATCAGTTTTAAcaccttttttgtttcataattAATTTTTTCAGCTGATGCAACACACCTCTTTGTGGAAACTTCTGGACAACACTTTTGTCTAGATAATGTCGGTATGTATTTTCtgcacagcaataaaaaaaacgaaaagaaaaaaaaacacaaacaaaagccagAACTTGGCGCGTACATCTTTCCTCCCTCTGGGCTAAGCCTCGGATCTCCCATAATCCATTTTAAAAGCACAATAAGAGCAGCTTCACTTGAAATGCCTTCACAGCATCGTACATGTCAGTGATCATGCGGTCACGTCCCTGGAGTTGAAGGTTCAAGAT
This portion of the Mugil cephalus isolate CIBA_MC_2020 chromosome 22, CIBA_Mcephalus_1.1, whole genome shotgun sequence genome encodes:
- the LOC124999951 gene encoding 23 kDa integral membrane protein-like isoform X2, translating into MFNGCLKRVFIFFNLLCAIFGGMVICGMVKISGNDEFSEVRVLDLICSWGAAIAMTGIPSLGIYAALSKNICALKTFAGFMGAEMILMLILGFHMSTKGNEMKEVVYITYRDYVDYFMEDERSRRFLTILQESGKCCGFMGAEDWGHNIPWSCACYGSSKCTSRPYGTTGPYQIYAQGCMEGIYPYVDMALKMAVYMFIGFSAIALLGLLISLSMIHQIQRPEG
- the LOC124999951 gene encoding tetraspanin-5-like isoform X1 encodes the protein MPLVVSAKIFGGMVICGMVKISGNDEFSEVRVLDLICSWGAAIAMTGIPSLGIYAALSKNICALKTFAGFMGAEMILMLILGFHMSTKGNEMKEVVYITYRDYVDYFMEDERSRRFLTILQESGKCCGFMGAEDWGHNIPWSCACYGSSKCTSRPYGTTGPYQIYAQGCMEGIYPYVDMALKMAVYMFIGFSAIALLGLLISLFMIHQIKRHDRSAGEYFIAMKDFQRGAL